A genomic window from Piscinibacter gummiphilus includes:
- a CDS encoding ParB/RepB/Spo0J family partition protein — translation MSLRDELKAKSQKAVEHMGAAPKGADAKTAAAGKPVTAVGAVAFMQPTIDALNERVKNAEAANEELRRKVDAQPTEVELGLLDEKPGRKRRLTPDQFEELKENLRNNPLVHPVAVKRLSNGRFEIVSGHNRVDAFRALGRHTIPVVVVDIEEQILDRTAFYANLLQPSLPDFEKYLGFKREKEKSGATQKELAKEAGVPESTVSMLFAFESLPERARELIEDRPTSIGMNCAAELAKLARDGAAERVVEAVELLLSGKLTQKEAVSHAARKPTTPAPRGTTSAPVKIKAGRVEFCQYVSRGSTLRIDFKAEIDRAEAEKRIAVLLKELAQESKGDS, via the coding sequence ATGAGCCTACGCGACGAACTGAAGGCGAAGAGCCAAAAGGCGGTGGAGCACATGGGCGCCGCGCCGAAGGGAGCGGACGCCAAAACTGCAGCCGCAGGGAAGCCTGTGACTGCGGTCGGTGCGGTAGCGTTCATGCAACCGACCATCGATGCGCTGAACGAGCGTGTGAAGAACGCGGAAGCAGCGAACGAGGAGCTGCGGCGCAAGGTCGACGCGCAACCTACTGAGGTGGAGCTCGGGTTGCTGGACGAGAAGCCGGGACGCAAGCGGCGGCTTACCCCAGACCAGTTCGAGGAGTTGAAGGAGAACCTGCGCAACAACCCGCTGGTGCATCCGGTTGCCGTGAAGCGCTTGTCCAACGGGCGCTTCGAGATAGTCTCGGGGCACAACCGGGTGGATGCCTTCCGGGCGCTCGGCCGACACACCATCCCGGTGGTTGTGGTGGACATCGAGGAGCAGATCCTCGACAGGACTGCGTTCTACGCGAACCTGCTGCAACCCTCACTTCCCGACTTTGAGAAGTACCTGGGCTTCAAGCGCGAGAAAGAAAAGAGCGGTGCGACGCAGAAGGAACTGGCGAAGGAGGCCGGTGTACCGGAATCCACCGTCTCCATGTTGTTCGCCTTCGAGTCACTGCCGGAGCGCGCCCGAGAGCTCATAGAGGACCGACCCACCTCCATCGGCATGAACTGTGCGGCAGAGCTCGCAAAGCTCGCCCGCGACGGGGCGGCGGAACGCGTAGTCGAAGCCGTGGAGCTGCTGCTGTCAGGCAAGCTCACGCAGAAGGAGGCGGTCAGCCACGCGGCACGCAAGCCGACCACCCCCGCGCCCCGGGGTACCACGTCGGCGCCAGTGAAGATCAAAGCTGGGCGGGTCGAGTTTTGCCAGTACGTCTCGCGCGGATCGACGCTGAGGATCGACTTCAAGGCAGAAATTGATCGGGCCGAAGCCGAGAAGCGGATCGCGGTCCTCCTGAAGGAGCTCGCGCAGGAGTCGAAGGGCGATTCATAG
- the mads4 gene encoding methylation-associated defense system protein MAD4, with translation MMNKRPCVILVADNMMVGAVKGFFSNPHWHMKLGCSPFEFDSRTDLICDSLGNDQGVYTRAHELLRPYIASHDKAIVILDCDWNGEYRKQRAEITAHIAANLTVNGWEHGKHKVIAIDPELENWLWQGDNANVASALGYKGNGSLRELLKQKGFWPEGVAKPTDPKAAALWLLRQTRQPLSSSVYERLCARVGLGGCVDPAFLDLRNALLEWFPV, from the coding sequence ATGATGAACAAGCGCCCTTGTGTGATTTTGGTGGCCGACAACATGATGGTCGGCGCGGTCAAAGGCTTCTTCAGCAACCCGCACTGGCATATGAAGCTGGGCTGCTCACCGTTTGAATTCGACTCAAGAACCGACTTGATTTGCGACTCTCTCGGGAATGACCAAGGTGTCTACACCCGTGCGCATGAACTGCTTCGCCCGTACATCGCGTCGCATGACAAGGCCATTGTGATCTTGGATTGCGATTGGAACGGTGAGTACCGGAAGCAGCGGGCTGAGATTACCGCGCACATTGCAGCCAATCTCACGGTGAACGGCTGGGAGCATGGCAAGCACAAAGTGATCGCCATCGATCCTGAGCTGGAGAACTGGCTCTGGCAGGGTGACAACGCTAACGTTGCAAGTGCCCTTGGATACAAAGGAAACGGATCACTGCGCGAATTGCTTAAGCAAAAAGGTTTCTGGCCCGAGGGGGTGGCCAAACCGACGGACCCCAAAGCGGCAGCGCTCTGGCTGCTCCGGCAGACTCGGCAGCCATTGTCTTCATCAGTTTACGAGCGGCTCTGCGCCAGGGTTGGCCTTGGCGGTTGTGTTGATCCGGCGTTTCTGGACCTCAGGAACGCATTGCTTGAGTGGTTCCCCGTATGA
- the mads1 gene encoding methylation-associated defense system helix-turn-helix domain-containing protein MAD1, whose amino-acid sequence MEDRWLSVDEIADYLGVAKDTIYTWVTAKGMPGHKVGRFWKFKKEDVDAWVREGGAAASSDDFDDKEPSNV is encoded by the coding sequence ATGGAAGACCGTTGGCTCTCTGTGGACGAAATCGCCGACTACCTAGGTGTAGCCAAAGACACCATCTACACCTGGGTCACCGCCAAAGGCATGCCAGGGCACAAGGTTGGGCGCTTCTGGAAGTTCAAGAAGGAAGACGTAGACGCCTGGGTTCGCGAGGGCGGTGCCGCTGCCAGCAGTGATGACTTTGACGACAAGGAGCCCAGCAATGTCTAA
- the mads5 gene encoding methylation-associated defense system restriction endonuclease subunit S MAD5, whose product MSFASFKNARIVRSGWLDEGGRRLDCNPYMSGALEARDTLKQLKVRKDALSTLTKGHAGGIYNGPMFKRNYVDSAEYGVPFISSGSMLLADLSTLPRLRRSDAESGRLSYLRLHAGMMMISCSGTIGRMTYVRPDMDGVWSSQDVLKVVPNPEQIPPGYLYAFLSSRYGVPLVVSGTYGAIIQHIEPEHIADLPVPRFDARTEVAIAEKVDAAADARSEAVELLQEASNRLHMRLGLRTPTPVSALTKPDVTAVSSGTFRDRGDGYYYSARNAESRRAFDAAGGNRALGEAAEVFIPGIFKRLYASDPQFGSPYITGGDVFELAPVSDKFLMKRVAAEYGLLLKKGMIVVQEAGQLGGLIGRSVMVGSYLDGFSCSNNMIRIVPEDDIDGGYLFTLLSSEHGVRLLSREAAGSSIPHTDELRVKRIQVPWPSRKDREDIGAPAIRARELRDQACVWEQEARDMLEAKILGGE is encoded by the coding sequence ATGAGCTTCGCAAGCTTCAAGAATGCACGAATTGTTCGGTCTGGGTGGCTTGACGAAGGTGGTCGTCGGCTGGACTGCAACCCGTATATGTCAGGCGCGCTGGAGGCTCGCGACACACTGAAGCAACTCAAGGTACGCAAGGATGCGCTTAGCACGCTGACCAAGGGTCATGCTGGCGGTATCTACAACGGGCCGATGTTCAAGCGCAACTATGTGGACTCAGCCGAGTATGGCGTGCCTTTTATCAGCAGCGGCTCGATGCTACTGGCCGATCTCAGCACGTTACCTCGCCTACGGCGCTCGGACGCCGAGTCTGGGCGCCTTTCGTACCTGCGCTTACACGCTGGGATGATGATGATCTCTTGTTCCGGCACGATTGGACGAATGACCTACGTTCGCCCAGATATGGATGGAGTGTGGTCTTCGCAGGATGTTCTAAAGGTAGTGCCGAATCCAGAGCAAATTCCTCCCGGCTACCTGTACGCTTTCTTGTCGAGCCGCTACGGTGTGCCTCTGGTGGTCTCCGGAACCTACGGCGCCATCATTCAGCATATTGAGCCAGAGCACATTGCCGATTTGCCTGTCCCCAGGTTTGATGCGCGAACAGAAGTCGCCATCGCCGAAAAAGTTGATGCAGCTGCTGACGCGCGCTCTGAGGCCGTGGAATTGCTGCAAGAGGCCAGCAATCGCCTGCATATGAGGCTAGGCCTAAGGACGCCGACACCGGTTTCCGCCCTTACCAAGCCTGACGTTACAGCAGTATCCAGCGGCACCTTCAGAGATCGCGGAGATGGGTACTACTACAGCGCCAGGAACGCAGAGTCTCGTCGGGCATTTGATGCAGCTGGCGGGAACCGTGCGCTGGGCGAGGCGGCAGAGGTATTCATCCCTGGCATCTTCAAGCGGCTGTACGCATCCGATCCCCAGTTCGGAAGTCCGTACATCACTGGTGGCGATGTGTTTGAGTTGGCTCCTGTTTCAGACAAGTTCTTGATGAAGCGCGTGGCAGCGGAATACGGCCTGCTGCTCAAGAAAGGAATGATCGTTGTGCAGGAGGCAGGTCAACTGGGAGGTCTCATTGGGCGCTCGGTGATGGTAGGCAGCTATCTCGATGGCTTCTCCTGCAGCAACAACATGATTCGAATCGTCCCGGAAGACGACATCGACGGCGGCTATCTGTTCACGCTGCTGTCTAGCGAGCATGGAGTGCGATTGTTGTCGCGGGAAGCGGCGGGCTCCAGCATCCCTCATACAGACGAGCTACGCGTCAAGCGAATTCAGGTTCCTTGGCCCTCAAGGAAAGACAGGGAAGACATTGGTGCGCCAGCCATTCGAGCTCGTGAGTTGAGGGATCAAGCGTGTGTCTGGGAGCAAGAGGCCAGAGACATGCTCGAAGCAAAAATTCTCGGAGGGGAGTGA
- the mads3 gene encoding methylation-associated defense system AAA family ATPase MAD3, whose protein sequence is MITRLEATRYRCFERLGVDVGDFRVLVGANGSGKTTLLDLPVLLGDLLRANNVSAPFMERRPELPPRAGSLNELVFAGRGSDFSLAVEARLPEAVQSKVLEGLFVSKRTERSRQALQEDRRQWPTHIRYEIGLRIGADQSLLVAYEYLFLFPEADGPDRRQAGFHGATAASKKLWHLTLKREIGYESEFKPETPHAKAVKVGLPETLLAMPRVLFESEAGYPAARWLHTLLTTDAVFLEPNWSAMRQASPPGQPKVITANGRNIPWLALELKREGAPEGVAADYRSERYADWIAHVQTALPQVMDIEVREREDDHHAYFVVSYKGDFKVPSPGLSDGTLRILTLTLLPYLSKQPAILVTEEPENGIHPRAIEAVLQSLSSMYDSQVWVSSHSPVVLAQARLEHLVCARPNEGGGVQMVGGKEHPRLMEWRGEIDLGSLFAAGVLG, encoded by the coding sequence ATGATCACGCGACTTGAAGCCACACGTTATCGCTGCTTCGAACGCCTGGGCGTCGATGTCGGCGACTTTCGCGTTCTCGTCGGGGCCAATGGCTCTGGCAAAACCACCTTGCTCGACCTGCCCGTTCTCTTGGGTGACTTGCTGCGTGCCAACAATGTCTCCGCACCGTTCATGGAGCGTCGCCCTGAATTGCCGCCGCGTGCTGGCAGCCTGAACGAACTGGTGTTCGCCGGGCGCGGCAGCGACTTCTCGCTGGCTGTCGAAGCCCGCCTGCCCGAGGCTGTGCAATCAAAGGTGCTTGAAGGCTTGTTTGTCAGCAAACGCACGGAGCGCTCGCGGCAGGCACTACAGGAAGATCGCCGTCAATGGCCGACCCACATCCGCTACGAGATCGGCTTGCGCATCGGTGCGGATCAATCACTGCTGGTGGCCTACGAGTATCTCTTCCTCTTCCCCGAAGCTGATGGACCAGACCGCCGACAAGCGGGCTTTCACGGGGCAACGGCAGCGAGCAAGAAACTGTGGCACCTAACGCTCAAGCGCGAGATTGGCTACGAGTCGGAATTCAAGCCAGAAACACCGCACGCCAAAGCCGTCAAGGTCGGCCTGCCCGAGACGCTACTGGCCATGCCGCGCGTGCTGTTCGAGTCCGAGGCGGGTTACCCCGCTGCGCGGTGGCTGCACACCTTGCTGACTACCGATGCGGTGTTCCTTGAACCCAACTGGTCAGCCATGCGCCAAGCCAGCCCACCGGGCCAGCCCAAGGTCATCACCGCCAACGGCCGCAACATCCCTTGGCTCGCACTGGAACTGAAGCGGGAAGGTGCTCCGGAAGGTGTTGCTGCTGACTACCGCAGCGAGCGCTATGCCGACTGGATTGCCCATGTACAAACCGCGTTGCCGCAGGTCATGGACATCGAAGTGCGTGAACGTGAGGACGACCACCATGCCTATTTCGTGGTCAGCTACAAGGGCGATTTCAAAGTGCCGTCACCCGGTTTGTCGGATGGCACCCTGCGCATCCTCACGCTGACGCTGCTGCCCTACCTCAGCAAGCAGCCCGCCATCTTGGTGACCGAAGAGCCAGAGAACGGCATCCATCCACGCGCCATCGAGGCCGTTTTGCAATCGCTGTCCTCTATGTACGACAGCCAGGTGTGGGTGTCCTCGCATTCGCCGGTCGTCCTGGCACAAGCAAGGCTTGAGCATCTTGTCTGTGCTCGTCCGAATGAGGGCGGCGGCGTGCAAATGGTTGGAGGCAAAGAGCACCCGCGACTTATGGAGTGGCGTGGCGAAATCGATTTGGGCAGCTTGTTCGCCGCAGGGGTGCTTGGATGA
- a CDS encoding ParA family protein, translated as MLEPHPRKVPPTFTGAQVARLAGVEPKQMTYLAKRGDLPAGSHEANGSRRLFTLEEARQYVKKLSKIPPRPAGMPGATIAIVNFKGGSTKTTTAFNLAQGLTLRGRRVLICDLDPQASSTTLTGLLPAAEVMEEQTAAPLFIPPLAETPKDLRYAVQQTYWDGLDIIPAAPALFSAEIFLPIHSRDPEIAWWDMLNRAIAPLRDEYDVIIFDTAPALSYLAVNAVIASDGLIMPVPPETLDFASSVAFWNLLSETLGALANGRRYHKDFAFMRVLLSKVDSKLASSLVRDWIIKTYGPYVLPVEIPKSPAGSLSAVKFGTVYDLAKYGGGVGADTYGKIRDAFDKFVEMIDLSIQASIWKVAEA; from the coding sequence ATGCTCGAGCCGCATCCGCGCAAGGTTCCTCCGACGTTCACGGGCGCGCAGGTGGCCCGCCTCGCCGGCGTCGAGCCGAAGCAGATGACCTACCTCGCCAAGCGCGGAGACCTGCCCGCGGGCAGCCACGAAGCGAATGGCTCGAGGCGGCTCTTCACGCTGGAGGAGGCACGCCAGTACGTCAAGAAGCTGTCGAAGATTCCGCCGCGCCCCGCAGGGATGCCCGGCGCCACGATCGCCATCGTCAACTTCAAAGGTGGTTCGACCAAGACCACCACTGCGTTCAACCTGGCGCAGGGGCTCACGCTGCGAGGCAGGCGAGTGCTGATCTGCGACCTCGACCCGCAGGCCTCGTCGACGACGCTCACCGGACTTCTGCCAGCAGCAGAGGTGATGGAAGAGCAGACAGCCGCTCCGCTGTTCATCCCGCCCTTGGCCGAAACCCCGAAGGACCTGCGCTATGCCGTCCAGCAGACCTATTGGGACGGGCTCGACATCATCCCGGCGGCGCCGGCGCTCTTCAGCGCCGAGATCTTCCTACCCATTCACTCGCGTGACCCGGAAATTGCTTGGTGGGACATGCTGAACCGTGCAATCGCTCCTTTGCGCGATGAGTACGACGTGATCATCTTCGATACCGCGCCGGCACTGTCGTACCTTGCGGTCAACGCGGTGATCGCGTCGGACGGGCTCATCATGCCGGTTCCTCCAGAAACCCTTGACTTCGCTTCGTCGGTCGCGTTCTGGAACCTCCTGTCCGAAACCCTCGGGGCGCTGGCCAACGGCCGGCGATACCACAAGGACTTCGCGTTCATGCGGGTCCTGCTTTCGAAGGTCGACTCGAAGCTGGCATCAAGCCTGGTGCGGGACTGGATCATCAAGACCTATGGTCCGTACGTGCTGCCCGTGGAGATTCCCAAGAGCCCGGCCGGTTCGCTGAGCGCGGTCAAGTTTGGGACCGTCTACGACCTGGCCAAATACGGCGGCGGCGTGGGTGCCGACACGTACGGCAAGATCCGGGACGCCTTCGACAAGTTCGTGGAGATGATCGATCTGTCGATCCAAGCGTCGATCTGGAAGGTGGCTGAAGCATGA
- the mads2 gene encoding methylation-associated defense system DNA methyltransferase MAD2, whose protein sequence is MSDLDQEAQAPESALEEGKVFDYITGNPVKDSDKEQVRQRIARAIIHEYGIAAEDMEPDFKVKVLGKNRKLDIAIFKPGQPHMVDNLYRAVVVEKEPKLGTKGAYRMRDPEEARKEFEVLETVMAEVESCDYGLWTNGLEFFFFKKEVTRFDTKFKPIGDWPLGDDTFSVEGRSMGRLRRADPVMLRTAFRRCHNYIHGNEGMPKDAAFWQFLYLIFCKMYDEQQPNDARRFWVGPFEPFEAAGREHIRMRIKPLFDAVKKKYDGLFKGNEEITLSDRALAFIVSELARYDFGRTDVDAKGTAYQEIVGTNLRGDRGQYFTPRGAISLVVKMLAPKEHERVLDSSCGTGGFLVETLNYLNKVFHEEKRIKAGDENTEEFVSIRDQLAHFAANNLFGADFDPFLVRAAQMNVMMAGNSLGRLYHMNSLEFPAGHLPGVPAAKAAIPLGTIDVLMTNPPFGSDIPVTEKTILEQYELARRWERQGDGFVMTNAIKPAVSPEVLFIERCVKWLKPGGRAGIVLPDGILGNPGDEYIRYWILRHCWVLASVDLPVESFIVEANVNILTSLLFLKRKPEEVIKAEDLGQKKDYPVFMAVAEKVGFDRRGNTLYKRHPDGEEILVDVSHEEKVRIGGGLQVRTLHRKERILDDDLPEIAKAYAEFRAQHPEPSK, encoded by the coding sequence ATGAGCGACCTTGATCAAGAAGCCCAGGCGCCTGAGAGCGCGCTCGAAGAGGGCAAGGTCTTTGACTACATCACCGGCAACCCGGTGAAGGACAGCGACAAAGAGCAAGTCCGACAGCGCATCGCCCGCGCCATCATCCATGAATACGGCATTGCCGCCGAGGACATGGAGCCTGACTTCAAGGTCAAGGTGCTGGGCAAGAACCGCAAACTCGACATCGCCATCTTCAAGCCTGGCCAACCACACATGGTGGACAACCTCTACCGCGCCGTGGTGGTGGAGAAAGAGCCCAAGCTTGGCACCAAGGGTGCATATCGGATGCGTGATCCGGAAGAGGCACGCAAAGAGTTCGAAGTGCTGGAAACGGTGATGGCCGAAGTCGAAAGCTGCGACTACGGCCTGTGGACCAACGGCCTGGAGTTCTTTTTCTTCAAGAAAGAAGTCACCCGCTTTGACACCAAGTTCAAGCCCATCGGCGACTGGCCGCTGGGTGACGACACCTTCAGTGTTGAAGGGCGCTCGATGGGGCGCCTGCGCCGTGCCGATCCGGTCATGCTGCGCACGGCTTTCCGCCGCTGCCACAACTACATCCACGGCAACGAAGGCATGCCCAAGGATGCTGCCTTCTGGCAGTTCCTGTACCTCATCTTCTGCAAGATGTACGACGAGCAGCAGCCCAACGATGCGCGTCGCTTCTGGGTTGGGCCGTTCGAGCCATTCGAAGCTGCCGGCCGAGAGCACATCCGCATGCGCATCAAGCCGCTCTTTGATGCGGTGAAGAAGAAGTACGACGGTCTGTTTAAGGGCAACGAAGAGATCACCCTGTCCGACCGAGCCCTGGCCTTCATCGTCTCCGAGCTGGCCCGCTACGACTTTGGTCGCACCGATGTGGACGCCAAGGGCACGGCCTACCAAGAAATCGTTGGCACCAACCTGCGTGGAGATCGCGGCCAATACTTCACCCCGCGTGGCGCCATCAGTCTTGTGGTCAAGATGCTGGCACCCAAAGAGCATGAGCGCGTGCTCGATTCGTCCTGCGGTACAGGCGGCTTCCTGGTCGAGACCTTGAACTACCTGAACAAGGTCTTCCACGAAGAGAAGCGCATCAAGGCAGGCGACGAGAACACGGAAGAGTTCGTCTCCATCCGAGACCAGTTGGCCCACTTCGCGGCCAACAACCTGTTCGGTGCGGACTTCGACCCTTTCCTGGTTCGCGCCGCACAGATGAACGTGATGATGGCTGGCAATTCGCTCGGCCGCCTCTATCACATGAACTCGCTGGAATTCCCGGCAGGCCACCTGCCAGGCGTGCCGGCCGCGAAGGCAGCCATACCGCTCGGGACGATTGATGTCTTGATGACCAACCCGCCGTTTGGCTCGGACATTCCGGTCACCGAAAAGACCATCCTGGAGCAGTACGAGCTGGCCCGCCGCTGGGAGCGGCAAGGCGATGGCTTCGTGATGACCAACGCCATCAAGCCTGCTGTGTCGCCTGAGGTGCTATTCATCGAACGATGCGTCAAGTGGCTCAAGCCGGGCGGCCGTGCTGGCATCGTCTTGCCTGATGGCATCCTGGGCAACCCCGGCGATGAGTACATCCGCTACTGGATTCTTCGCCACTGCTGGGTGCTGGCCAGCGTCGATTTGCCGGTGGAGTCCTTCATCGTCGAGGCCAACGTGAACATCTTGACCAGCTTGCTCTTCCTGAAGCGCAAGCCTGAAGAGGTGATCAAGGCAGAAGACCTGGGTCAGAAAAAGGACTACCCCGTCTTCATGGCTGTCGCTGAGAAGGTGGGCTTCGACCGCCGTGGCAACACGCTCTACAAGCGCCACCCTGACGGCGAAGAAATCCTGGTGGATGTCAGCCACGAAGAGAAGGTCCGCATCGGCGGCGGCCTGCAAGTGCGCACCCTGCATCGCAAGGAGCGCATCCTCGACGACGACCTGCCCGAAATCGCCAAGGCCTATGCCGAGTTCCGCGCCCAACATCCGGAGCCCAGCAAATGA